In one Streptomyces sp. NBC_01288 genomic region, the following are encoded:
- a CDS encoding IucA/IucC family protein → MSLADAVAHLSPERWEKANRLLIRKALAEFAHERLITPELAEQDGDLYVVRSDDGLTRYRFTATRHALDHWQVDADSITRHRDGAELPLAALEFFIELKQALGLSEEILPVYLEEISSTLSGTCYKLTKPQIPVAELVKSDFQAIETGMTEGHPCFVANNGRLGFGIHEYLSYAPETASPVRLVWLAAHRSRAAFTAGVGIEYESFLREELGSVTLNRFRDTLSERGLDPDDFLLIPVHPWQWWNKLSVTFAAEIARGHLVCLGEGDDEYLAQQSIRTFFNKSHPEKHYVKTALSVINMGFMRGLSAAYMEATPAINDWLAQLIDNDPVLKSTGLSIIREQAAVGYRHLEYEAATDRYSPYRKMLAALWRESPVSSLQDGESLATMASLVHLDHEGASFAGALIERSGLAPVEWLRRYLRAYFTPLLHSFYAYDLVFMPHGENVILVLKDGVVERAIYKDIAEEIAVMDPDAVLPPTVERLRVEVPEDKKLLSIFTDVFDCFFRFLAAGLAAEGVLAEDDFWRTVADVTREYQDAAPELADKFRQYDMFAPEFSLSCLNRLQLRDNKQMVDLADPSGALQLVGTLKNPIAGF, encoded by the coding sequence ATGAGCCTCGCCGACGCCGTCGCCCATCTCTCCCCCGAGCGCTGGGAGAAGGCCAACCGCCTCCTCATCCGCAAGGCCCTCGCCGAGTTCGCGCACGAGCGGCTGATCACACCTGAACTGGCCGAGCAGGACGGCGACTTGTACGTCGTCCGCAGTGACGACGGTCTGACCCGCTACCGGTTCACCGCCACCCGGCACGCCCTCGACCACTGGCAGGTCGACGCCGACTCGATCACCCGTCACCGCGACGGCGCCGAACTCCCGCTCGCCGCCCTGGAGTTCTTCATCGAGCTGAAGCAGGCGCTCGGGCTGAGCGAGGAGATCCTGCCGGTCTACCTGGAGGAGATCTCCTCCACCCTCTCCGGCACCTGCTACAAGCTCACCAAGCCGCAGATCCCGGTCGCCGAGCTGGTGAAGAGCGACTTCCAGGCCATCGAGACGGGGATGACCGAGGGCCACCCCTGCTTCGTCGCCAACAACGGCCGGCTCGGCTTCGGCATCCACGAGTACCTCTCGTACGCCCCCGAGACCGCGAGCCCGGTCCGCCTGGTGTGGCTGGCCGCGCACCGCTCGCGTGCGGCGTTCACGGCGGGCGTGGGCATCGAGTACGAGTCCTTCCTGAGGGAGGAGCTGGGAAGTGTGACGCTGAACCGTTTCCGCGACACACTTTCCGAAAGGGGTCTCGACCCCGACGACTTCCTCCTCATCCCCGTCCACCCCTGGCAGTGGTGGAACAAGCTCAGCGTCACCTTCGCCGCCGAGATCGCCCGCGGTCACCTCGTGTGTCTCGGCGAGGGCGACGACGAGTACCTCGCCCAGCAGTCCATCCGGACCTTCTTCAACAAGTCCCACCCCGAGAAGCACTACGTGAAGACGGCCCTGTCCGTCATCAACATGGGCTTCATGCGCGGACTGTCGGCCGCCTACATGGAGGCGACCCCGGCGATCAACGACTGGCTCGCCCAACTCATCGACAACGACCCGGTGTTGAAGTCCACCGGCCTGTCGATCATCCGCGAGCAGGCCGCCGTCGGCTACCGGCACCTGGAGTACGAGGCCGCGACCGACCGCTACTCGCCGTACCGCAAGATGCTCGCCGCCCTGTGGCGCGAGAGCCCGGTCTCCTCGCTCCAGGACGGCGAGTCCCTCGCGACGATGGCCTCGCTGGTGCACCTGGACCACGAGGGCGCGTCCTTCGCCGGCGCGCTGATCGAGCGCTCGGGACTGGCCCCGGTGGAGTGGCTGCGGCGGTATCTGCGGGCGTACTTCACCCCGCTGCTGCACAGCTTCTACGCCTACGACCTGGTGTTCATGCCGCACGGCGAGAACGTCATCCTCGTCCTGAAGGACGGTGTCGTCGAGCGCGCGATCTACAAGGACATCGCCGAGGAGATCGCCGTCATGGACCCGGACGCGGTGCTGCCGCCGACGGTGGAGCGGCTGCGGGTCGAGGTCCCCGAGGACAAGAAACTGCTCTCGATCTTCACCGACGTCTTCGACTGCTTCTTCCGCTTCCTCGCCGCCGGCCTGGCCGCCGAGGGCGTCCTGGCGGAGGACGACTTCTGGCGTACGGTCGCGGACGTCACCCGCGAGTACCAGGACGCGGCACCCGAACTCGCCGACAAGTTCCGGCAGTACGACATGTTCGCGCCCGAGTTCTCGCTGTCCTGCCTCAACCGCCTCCAGCTGCGCGACAACAAGCAGATGGTGGACCTGGCGGACCCGTCCGGCGCGCTCCAGCTCGTCGGCACCCTGAAGAACCCGATCGCCGGGTTCTGA
- a CDS encoding GNAT family N-acetyltransferase, producing the protein MSTLTKTGTFTFRPLDPLQDAELLHRWLTHPKAAFWMMQDAKLEDVERAYMEIAADEHQHALLGLQDGVPVFLMEYYDPRHRELVGLYEPLPGDVGMHFLTPATGAPVHGFTRAVITAVLARLFEDPAVERVVVEPDVSNTAVHALNEAVGFVPEREIQKPEKKALLSFCTREQFLTATAATAVSA; encoded by the coding sequence ATGAGCACCCTCACCAAAACAGGCACCTTCACCTTCCGCCCCCTCGACCCGCTCCAGGACGCCGAGTTGCTGCACCGGTGGCTCACCCATCCCAAGGCCGCGTTCTGGATGATGCAGGACGCGAAACTGGAGGACGTCGAGCGCGCGTACATGGAGATCGCGGCCGACGAGCACCAGCACGCGCTGCTCGGGCTCCAGGACGGTGTCCCCGTCTTCCTGATGGAGTACTACGACCCCCGTCACCGCGAACTGGTCGGCCTGTACGAGCCGTTGCCCGGTGACGTCGGCATGCACTTCCTGACGCCGGCCACCGGGGCGCCCGTCCACGGCTTCACCCGTGCGGTGATCACCGCCGTGCTGGCCCGGCTCTTCGAGGACCCGGCCGTCGAACGTGTCGTCGTGGAACCGGACGTGTCCAACACCGCCGTGCACGCCCTGAACGAGGCGGTCGGGTTCGTGCCCGAGCGTGAGATCCAAAAGCCGGAGAAGAAAGCCTTGTTGAGCTTCTGCACACGGGAACAGTTCTTGACGGCGACAGCCGCTACGGCGGTGTCCGCATGA
- a CDS encoding purple acid phosphatase family protein, whose protein sequence is MGVPAELAERMSMAEQHEYLRSKFSRRTMIRGGAVTLGAVAGGVFVPGGIAQAAVPTQAAATTRTTPATESVNGALVSPFGRHLAFGNDPSTEVTVSWQVPTNVKKPFVRIGAHPWDLSHKIEAEVRSLYTPAGVGASGDHTQYYLHAKLTHLRPGKTYYYGVGHAGFDPAEAHLLGTLGTFTTAPDRAVPFTFTAFGDEGVGYHGLANNSLLLGQNPAFHLHAGDICYADPAGAGQTADAGFDSRTWDQFLAQTESVAKSVPWMPAYGNHDMEAWYSPNGYGGEDARWNLPDNGPDKANLPGVYSFVYGNTAVISLDANDVSFEIPANLGISGGTQTKWLEAQLKKYRASRDIDFVVIFFHHCAYCTSTAHSSEGGVRNEWVPLFEKYTVDLVINGHNHQYERTDVIKKNAVVKKLPIGGTAYPETEGVVYVTAGAAGRSLYAFSAPDSYEGHVADLDSVAAFVNTKDGKVNETVAWSRVRYLNYSFLRVDVQPAHKGRTATLTVRGIAETGAEIDRFTVARKAK, encoded by the coding sequence ATGGGCGTACCCGCGGAGCTCGCTGAACGCATGAGCATGGCGGAGCAGCACGAGTACCTGCGCTCGAAATTCTCGCGGCGCACGATGATCAGAGGCGGTGCCGTCACGCTCGGCGCCGTCGCGGGTGGCGTGTTCGTACCGGGCGGCATCGCCCAGGCGGCCGTCCCCACCCAGGCCGCCGCCACCACCAGGACCACCCCGGCGACCGAGTCGGTGAACGGGGCCCTCGTCTCCCCGTTCGGCCGGCACCTCGCCTTCGGCAACGACCCGAGCACGGAGGTGACGGTCTCCTGGCAGGTCCCGACCAACGTCAAGAAGCCGTTCGTCCGGATCGGCGCGCACCCCTGGGACCTCTCCCACAAGATCGAGGCCGAGGTGCGCTCGCTGTACACCCCGGCGGGCGTCGGCGCGAGCGGCGACCACACCCAGTACTACCTGCACGCCAAGCTGACCCACCTGCGCCCGGGCAAGACCTACTACTACGGCGTCGGCCACGCGGGCTTCGACCCGGCCGAGGCCCACCTGCTCGGCACCCTGGGCACCTTCACCACCGCCCCCGACCGCGCCGTGCCGTTCACCTTCACCGCCTTCGGCGACGAGGGCGTCGGCTACCACGGCCTGGCCAACAACAGCCTGCTGCTGGGCCAGAACCCGGCCTTCCACCTGCACGCCGGCGACATCTGCTACGCCGACCCGGCGGGCGCGGGCCAGACCGCCGACGCCGGCTTCGACTCGCGCACCTGGGACCAGTTCCTCGCGCAGACCGAGTCGGTCGCCAAGTCCGTGCCGTGGATGCCCGCCTACGGCAACCACGACATGGAGGCCTGGTACTCGCCCAACGGCTACGGCGGCGAGGACGCCCGCTGGAACCTGCCGGACAACGGCCCCGACAAGGCGAACCTGCCGGGCGTCTACTCCTTCGTCTACGGCAACACGGCGGTCATCTCGCTGGACGCCAACGACGTGTCCTTCGAGATCCCGGCCAACCTCGGCATCTCCGGCGGCACCCAGACCAAGTGGCTGGAGGCGCAGCTCAAGAAGTACCGCGCGTCCCGTGACATCGACTTCGTGGTGATCTTCTTCCACCACTGCGCGTACTGCACCTCCACCGCGCACTCCTCGGAGGGGGGAGTGCGCAACGAGTGGGTGCCGCTGTTCGAGAAGTACACGGTGGACCTGGTCATCAACGGCCACAACCACCAGTACGAGCGCACCGACGTCATCAAGAAGAACGCGGTCGTCAAGAAGCTGCCGATCGGCGGCACGGCGTACCCGGAGACCGAGGGTGTCGTCTACGTGACCGCGGGCGCGGCCGGCCGCAGCCTGTACGCGTTCTCCGCCCCGGACTCCTACGAGGGCCACGTCGCCGACCTCGACTCGGTCGCCGCCTTCGTCAACACGAAGGACGGCAAGGTCAACGAGACGGTCGCCTGGTCGCGCGTCCGCTACCTCAACTACTCGTTCCTGCGCGTCGACGTCCAGCCCGCCCACAAGGGCCGTACGGCGACCCTGACGGTCCGCGGCATCGCCGAGACCGGCGCCGAGATCGACCGCTTCACGGTCGCCCGCAAGGCCAAGTAA
- a CDS encoding beta-N-acetylhexosaminidase yields MRQRHRTTRLLGSLLLVAAASVSVVGAAPSAAPATATPLGRVVPAPAKVTPAGHPYKITSSTRIRVDDTRESRQVGAYLAGILRPSTGYRLPVTSRGKGGIQLRLAKGTFGAEGYRLVSGVSGVTITASRPAGLFHGVQTLRQLLPAAVEKNSVQRGPWQIAGGTIEDSPRYAYRGAMLDVSRHFFTVAQVKHYIDELALYKINTLHLHLSDDQGWRIAINSWPRLATYGGSTEVGGGTGGHYTKDDYKEIVRYASSRFLEVVPEIDMPGHTNAALASYADLNCDGVAPPLYTGTDVGFSSLCVGKDLTYRFVDDVVRELAAITPGRYIHIGGDEAQSTSHEDYVKFMDRVQPIVTKYGKTVIAWHQITGAHPVKGALAQYWGLDDTDAAEKAQVAEAAKNGTGLILSPADRVYLDMKYTEDTPLGQDWAGLVEVKRSYDWDPGNYLAGVPSSAIRGVEAPLWSETIVTSANIDYMAFPRLPGVAELGWSPASTHDWDTYKVRLAAQAPRWDALGIDYYRSPQVPWPAQ; encoded by the coding sequence GTGAGACAGCGCCACAGAACGACCCGCCTCCTCGGTTCGCTGCTGCTCGTCGCCGCCGCGAGCGTGTCCGTCGTCGGCGCCGCACCCTCCGCCGCGCCCGCCACCGCCACCCCGCTGGGCCGGGTGGTCCCGGCGCCCGCCAAGGTCACCCCTGCCGGGCATCCGTACAAGATCACGAGCAGCACCCGTATCCGCGTCGACGACACCCGGGAGTCGCGCCAGGTCGGCGCGTACCTCGCGGGCATCCTGCGCCCCTCCACCGGCTACCGGCTGCCGGTCACCTCGCGCGGCAAGGGCGGCATCCAACTCCGCCTGGCCAAGGGCACGTTCGGCGCCGAGGGCTACCGGCTCGTCAGTGGGGTCTCGGGGGTCACCATCACCGCGAGCAGGCCCGCGGGACTCTTCCACGGCGTGCAGACCCTGCGCCAACTCCTGCCCGCCGCCGTCGAGAAGAACTCCGTGCAGCGCGGCCCCTGGCAGATCGCGGGCGGCACCATCGAGGACTCCCCGCGCTACGCCTACCGCGGCGCGATGCTCGACGTCTCCCGGCACTTCTTCACCGTGGCCCAAGTCAAGCACTACATCGACGAGTTGGCGCTCTACAAGATCAACACCCTGCATCTGCACCTCAGTGACGACCAGGGCTGGCGCATCGCGATCAACTCCTGGCCCCGCCTGGCGACTTACGGCGGCTCGACGGAGGTCGGCGGCGGCACCGGCGGCCACTACACGAAGGACGACTACAAGGAGATCGTCCGCTACGCCTCCTCGCGCTTCCTGGAGGTGGTCCCGGAGATCGACATGCCGGGCCACACGAACGCGGCCCTCGCCTCCTACGCCGACCTGAACTGCGACGGCGTCGCGCCCCCGCTCTACACGGGCACGGACGTCGGCTTCAGCTCGCTGTGCGTCGGCAAGGACCTCACGTACCGCTTCGTGGACGACGTGGTCCGTGAGCTGGCCGCGATCACCCCGGGCCGCTATATCCACATCGGCGGCGACGAGGCGCAGTCCACCAGCCACGAGGACTACGTCAAGTTCATGGACCGGGTGCAGCCGATCGTCACCAAGTACGGCAAGACGGTGATCGCCTGGCACCAGATCACCGGCGCCCACCCCGTGAAGGGCGCGCTCGCCCAGTACTGGGGTCTCGACGACACCGACGCGGCCGAGAAGGCGCAGGTCGCCGAGGCCGCGAAGAACGGCACCGGGTTGATCCTCTCGCCCGCCGACCGGGTCTACCTCGACATGAAGTACACCGAGGACACCCCGCTCGGCCAGGACTGGGCGGGGCTCGTCGAGGTCAAGCGGTCCTACGACTGGGACCCGGGCAACTACCTTGCCGGGGTGCCGAGTTCGGCGATCCGGGGCGTCGAGGCGCCGCTGTGGTCGGAGACCATCGTGACCAGCGCGAACATCGACTACATGGCCTTCCCGAGGCTGCCGGGCGTGGCCGAGCTGGGCTGGTCGCCGGCCTCGACGCACGACTGGGACACGTACAAGGTGCGGCTCGCGGCACAGGCCCCGCGCTGGGACGCGCTGGGGATCGACTACTACCGGTCGCCCCAAGTGCCTTGGCCCGCACAGTAG
- a CDS encoding siderophore-interacting protein has translation MTTAVAAPFRFFSLQVVRTERLGPSLVRVTFAGDDLAYFFSDGCDQSLSLFLPQPGQVEPAVPYELGDGWWQGWRELPDGVRAVMRSYTLRALRRCPDEIDIDFVLHEPAGPASRWASCASAGDRVVLLGPAVADNRAIRFRPPEDADLVVVWGDETAVPAASAILEGLPAGTRARVWLEVQHAGDIQDLATDADAEVTWLVRENQGVEGSPMTLGALRDAQLPPAERPYVWIAGEAGQVKALRRHFVGERGFDRRRVTFVGYWRQGLSEEQLRDAG, from the coding sequence ATGACTACGGCCGTTGCCGCGCCCTTCCGCTTCTTTTCACTCCAGGTTGTGCGGACGGAGCGGCTCGGGCCGTCTCTGGTCCGGGTCACCTTCGCGGGGGACGATCTGGCCTACTTCTTCTCCGACGGGTGTGATCAGTCCCTGTCGCTCTTTCTTCCCCAACCCGGTCAGGTGGAGCCCGCTGTTCCGTACGAGCTCGGGGACGGGTGGTGGCAGGGCTGGCGTGAACTCCCGGACGGCGTACGGGCCGTGATGCGGTCGTACACCCTGCGCGCGTTGCGCCGCTGCCCCGACGAGATCGACATCGACTTCGTGCTGCACGAACCCGCCGGGCCCGCCTCCCGTTGGGCGTCGTGTGCCTCCGCCGGTGATCGGGTCGTGCTGCTCGGGCCGGCTGTCGCGGACAATCGGGCGATTCGGTTCCGGCCGCCGGAGGATGCCGATCTGGTGGTCGTGTGGGGCGATGAGACCGCCGTGCCGGCCGCTTCGGCGATTCTGGAGGGGCTGCCCGCGGGGACCCGTGCGCGGGTGTGGCTGGAAGTCCAACATGCCGGGGATATTCAGGACTTGGCTACCGACGCCGATGCCGAGGTCACCTGGCTGGTGCGTGAGAACCAGGGCGTCGAGGGGTCCCCCATGACCCTCGGCGCCCTTCGGGATGCCCAACTCCCGCCCGCCGAGCGGCCGTACGTGTGGATCGCGGGCGAGGCCGGTCAAGTGAAGGCGCTGCGGCGGCACTTCGTGGGTGAGCGTGGGTTCGACCGGCGGCGGGTGACCTTTGTCGGGTACTGGCGGCAGGGGCTCAGCGAGGAGCAGTTGCGCGACGCCGGGTGA
- a CDS encoding lysine N(6)-hydroxylase/L-ornithine N(5)-oxygenase family protein: MTAHPEPAIKTYDFVGIGLGPFNLGLACLTEPIAELDGIFLDSKPDFEWHAGMFLDGAHLQTPFMSDLVTLADPTSPYSFLNYLKEKGRLYPFYIRENFYPLRVEYDDYCRWAANKLTNVRFSTTVSEVTYEEQGEVYAVQTTAGDVFRARHLVLGTGTPPYLPEAVAGLGGDFIHNSRYMQHKAELQAKESITLVGSGQSAAEIYYDLLAEIDVHGYELNWVTRSPRFFPLEYTKLTLEMTSPEYIDYFHALPEQTRYRLTAEQKGLFKGIDGDLVNEIFDLLYQKKVGGPVPTRLLTNSSLDSATYRDGVYELGLRQEEQEKDYTLRSQGLILATGYRYAEPEFLKPVHERLRYDSRGNFDIARNYSIDTTGRGVFLQNAGVHAHSITSPDLGMGAYRNSYIIRELLGTEYYPVEQTIAFQEFAV, translated from the coding sequence TTGACCGCGCATCCTGAACCCGCCATCAAGACCTACGACTTCGTGGGCATCGGGCTCGGACCCTTCAACCTCGGCCTCGCCTGCCTCACCGAGCCCATCGCCGAACTCGACGGAATCTTCCTGGACTCGAAGCCCGACTTCGAGTGGCACGCCGGCATGTTCCTCGACGGCGCCCACCTCCAGACCCCGTTCATGTCGGACCTGGTCACCCTCGCCGACCCGACCTCGCCGTACTCCTTCCTCAACTACCTGAAGGAGAAGGGGCGTCTGTACCCCTTCTACATCCGCGAGAACTTCTACCCGCTGCGCGTCGAGTACGACGACTACTGCCGCTGGGCCGCCAACAAACTCACCAACGTGCGCTTCAGCACGACGGTGAGCGAGGTGACGTACGAGGAACAGGGCGAGGTCTACGCCGTCCAGACCACGGCCGGTGACGTGTTCCGCGCCCGGCATCTGGTCCTGGGCACCGGTACCCCGCCGTATCTCCCGGAGGCCGTCGCGGGGTTGGGCGGGGACTTCATCCACAACTCCCGGTACATGCAGCACAAAGCGGAGTTGCAGGCCAAGGAGTCGATCACGCTGGTCGGCAGCGGGCAGTCCGCCGCCGAGATCTACTACGACCTGCTCGCCGAGATCGACGTCCACGGCTACGAGTTGAACTGGGTGACGCGCTCGCCGCGCTTCTTCCCGCTGGAGTACACGAAACTCACGCTGGAGATGACCTCCCCGGAGTACATCGACTACTTCCATGCCCTGCCGGAGCAGACCCGCTACCGCCTCACGGCCGAGCAGAAGGGCCTCTTCAAGGGCATCGACGGCGACCTCGTCAACGAGATCTTCGACCTGCTGTACCAGAAGAAGGTCGGCGGGCCCGTTCCCACCCGGCTGCTCACCAACTCCTCGCTGGACAGCGCCACTTACCGCGACGGCGTCTACGAACTCGGTCTCCGCCAGGAGGAGCAGGAGAAGGACTACACCCTGCGCTCCCAGGGCCTGATCCTCGCCACCGGCTACAGGTACGCCGAGCCGGAGTTCCTCAAGCCCGTCCACGAGCGGCTGCGCTACGACAGTCGGGGCAACTTCGACATCGCGCGCAACTACTCGATCGACACCACGGGCCGGGGCGTCTTCCTCCAGAACGCGGGCGTCCACGCGCACAGCATCACGTCCCCGGACCTGGGCATGGGCGCGTACCGCAACTCGTACATCATCCGTGAGCTGCTCGGCACCGAGTACTACCCGGTCGAACAGACCATCGCGTTCCAGGAGTTCGCAGTATGA
- a CDS encoding DUF4429 domain-containing protein, giving the protein MAEIIQKDGTWIFDGDALRLTPGRDKNVGLFRKTLGELVVPLGALAGVSFEQGRKSGRLRLRLRDGADPLLHATGGRLTEGDDPYQLPVESDRYGVAEYFVDEVRNALLLDQVPADPVDTYLLPGPAVPLSVSAGDGTASFDGERVRLEWNWKTEDAKSAAGARTLAVTDLVGVEWRPSAGLENGYIRFSVRHAPTKAPPKYDPNSVELWGFRKDPLMALVAAAVQARLPHPAAETDVRPERPEPVRQLAAATEDGHDALLRRLRELGELHRDGVLTDEEFALAKQAVLKRM; this is encoded by the coding sequence ATGGCGGAAATCATCCAGAAGGACGGCACCTGGATCTTCGACGGCGACGCCCTGCGGCTGACTCCCGGACGGGACAAGAACGTCGGCCTGTTCCGCAAGACACTCGGCGAACTCGTCGTCCCCTTGGGCGCGTTGGCGGGCGTCTCCTTCGAGCAGGGCCGGAAGTCCGGGCGGCTGAGACTGCGACTGCGGGACGGCGCCGACCCGCTGCTGCACGCCACCGGCGGCCGACTCACCGAGGGCGACGACCCCTATCAGCTCCCCGTCGAATCGGACCGGTACGGCGTCGCCGAGTACTTCGTGGACGAGGTCCGCAACGCCCTGCTGCTCGACCAGGTACCGGCCGACCCGGTGGACACGTACCTGCTGCCGGGCCCCGCCGTACCGCTCTCGGTGTCCGCCGGGGACGGCACGGCGAGCTTCGACGGCGAGCGCGTCCGGCTGGAGTGGAACTGGAAGACCGAGGACGCCAAGTCCGCCGCCGGCGCCCGCACGCTCGCCGTCACCGACCTCGTCGGCGTGGAGTGGCGTCCGTCGGCCGGGCTGGAGAACGGCTACATCCGCTTCTCGGTGCGCCACGCGCCGACCAAGGCGCCGCCCAAGTACGACCCCAACTCCGTGGAGTTGTGGGGCTTCAGGAAGGACCCGCTGATGGCCCTGGTCGCCGCGGCCGTACAGGCGCGCCTGCCGCACCCGGCCGCCGAGACGGACGTACGACCTGAACGGCCGGAGCCCGTACGGCAGTTGGCGGCCGCGACGGAGGACGGGCATGACGCGCTGCTGCGGCGGTTGCGGGAACTCGGTGAGCTGCACCGGGACGGGGTGCTCACGGACGAGGAGTTCGCGCTGGCCAAACAGGCGGTCCTCAAACGGATGTGA
- the desA gene encoding lysine decarboxylase DesA, whose product MRSHLLNDTTAEHYRRSVTEGVERVAAKLATTERPFTGVTVDALSPLIDRIDLDRPLHDTGAVLDELDEVYLRDAIYFHHPRYLAHLNCPVVIPAVLGEAVLSAVNSSLDTWDQSAGGTLIERKLIDWTNERIGLGPHADGVFTSGGSQSNLQALLLAREEAKTDSLAKLRIFASEVSHFSVKKSAKLLGLGQDSVVSIPVGADKRMRTVALARELERCKDAGLVPMAVVATAGTTDFGSIDPLPEVAALCEQFGVWMHVDAAYGCGLLASLKYRDRIDGIERADSVTVDYHKSFFQPVSSSALLVRDADTLRHATYHAEYLNPRRAVQERIPNQVDKSLQTTRRFDALKLWMTLRVMGADGVGQLFDEVCDLAEEGWRLLAADPRFDVVVAPSLSTLVYRYIPAAVTDPAEIDRANLYARKALFASGDAVVAGTKVAGRHYLKFTLLNPETTADDIAAVLDLIAGHAEQYLGESLDRAS is encoded by the coding sequence ATGCGCTCGCACCTGCTCAATGACACGACTGCGGAGCACTACCGCCGCTCCGTGACGGAAGGCGTGGAGCGGGTGGCGGCCAAACTCGCCACCACCGAACGACCGTTCACCGGCGTCACGGTCGACGCCCTCTCCCCCCTCATCGACCGGATCGACCTCGACCGCCCGCTCCACGACACCGGCGCGGTGCTGGACGAGCTGGACGAGGTCTATCTGCGTGACGCGATCTACTTCCACCACCCCCGCTACCTCGCCCACCTCAACTGCCCGGTCGTCATCCCGGCGGTGCTCGGCGAGGCGGTGCTCTCCGCCGTCAACTCCTCCCTGGACACCTGGGACCAGTCGGCCGGCGGCACGCTCATCGAGCGGAAACTGATCGACTGGACGAACGAGCGGATCGGCCTCGGGCCGCACGCCGACGGGGTGTTCACCTCCGGCGGCAGCCAGTCCAACCTCCAGGCGCTGCTGCTGGCCCGCGAGGAGGCCAAGACCGACAGCCTGGCCAAACTGCGCATCTTCGCCTCCGAGGTGAGCCACTTCAGCGTGAAGAAGTCGGCGAAACTGCTCGGCCTCGGGCAGGACTCCGTCGTGTCGATACCCGTCGGCGCCGACAAGCGCATGCGAACGGTCGCGCTCGCCCGCGAGTTGGAGCGCTGCAAGGACGCCGGGCTGGTGCCCATGGCTGTGGTCGCCACGGCCGGCACCACCGACTTCGGCTCCATCGACCCGCTGCCCGAAGTCGCCGCCCTGTGCGAGCAGTTCGGGGTGTGGATGCACGTCGACGCGGCCTACGGCTGCGGTCTGCTCGCCTCGCTGAAGTACCGGGACCGGATCGACGGCATCGAGCGCGCCGACTCGGTCACCGTGGACTACCACAAGTCCTTCTTCCAGCCGGTGAGTTCGTCCGCCCTGCTGGTCCGCGACGCCGACACCCTGCGCCACGCGACCTACCACGCGGAGTACCTCAACCCGCGCCGCGCGGTGCAGGAGCGCATCCCCAACCAGGTCGACAAGTCCCTCCAGACCACCCGCCGCTTCGACGCGCTCAAGCTGTGGATGACGCTGCGCGTGATGGGCGCCGACGGTGTCGGCCAACTCTTCGACGAGGTCTGCGACCTGGCCGAGGAGGGGTGGAGGCTGCTGGCCGCCGACCCGCGCTTCGACGTCGTGGTCGCGCCCTCGCTGTCCACCCTGGTCTACCGCTACATCCCGGCCGCCGTCACCGACCCGGCCGAGATCGACCGCGCCAACCTGTACGCCCGCAAGGCCCTGTTCGCCTCCGGTGACGCGGTGGTCGCGGGCACCAAGGTGGCGGGCCGCCACTACCTGAAGTTCACCCTGCTCAACCCCGAGACGACGGCCGACGACATCGCCGCCGTCCTCGACCTGATCGCCGGCCACGCCGAGCAGTACCTGGGAGAGTCCCTTGACCGCGCATCCTGA